Below is a genomic region from Falco naumanni isolate bFalNau1 chromosome 2, bFalNau1.pat, whole genome shotgun sequence.
TGTATCTCCTAAACCGTGTCCTGCAGTATTTGGGGAAACTGCTCATTGGCCCAGGCTAAAACCATGGATGGATTAATAAGAATCAGTAGAAACAACGGAGCTGCAGTGCTCAGGAACATCCCTGATGTGGTTTAATTTGCTGATATCAGCAGAGCTTTAAAGAGCCTGTACCTTTTTTGCACTTTGATCTGTGCTACTACCCTCGCCAGGTCCTTACAGCAATAGCCCACAGACGAAGGGGCATCTCTTGCCCTAATATCACGCACTCTTGCATATACTGTCTAAAAGTTCCTACTCATGTACTGAGCAATTCCCCTAATGTCATAATCCCTGGCTCTTTCCTATGCCCGTGTGCCAGGATTACTGCCTACATAGCAGTATAGGTACAGCGGAGCTCCCAAGTGCCTTCTGGTGCAAAGTCTGGCACcattcttcagctgctgtgacAAGCAGCCGGAAAGGGGTAACGTCCTAAACCTCCACAGCCACTTGCTAAGAAAAGCTGTGCTTGAGCTTGCCAGGGCCTGCGCTCAAcaagttttttcctctttagagGCACTATGACTACTTTTAGTTTCTGTATCTAATTGATTTCCAGTGAAGTTTTAAATGTCAGTGGAAAGCTACTGATTTGGGAGAAAACCAACTAAAccacaacagagaaaaaagaggCACATGAATTCTCTGATACATTAGCTGAACTACAGACTCAGTTCCTCTGCAATTGTTCATTAACATTAAAGTGGTTGGAAGTGTTTGCCAGCATCTTCCAGCATGATAATGCCCAATTTCACCCTTGCAAAACCCATCCAAGATTTCTTGGCACATTGATACCCTTCAAATGACTCAGCCTCCCATAGGAAAAGGAAGTAAACCAGGGAATTTTAGGAAGGAAGGACGCTGAAACCATACAGAGAGCTAAGAACCATTAACTGCATAACTGCTgtggaaaaggcaagaaatatgAGGGCTTGGGCACAGAAGGGAAGTAGGAATACACacaaataggaaagaaaatgcaagcacTAATATGCATGGAAGGGAAAACGGGAGAAAAGTATGCGGAGGAACTCTGAAACAAGGCAAAAATGAAGTGGGGAGTATCAGAGAAAAGGGGAACTACAGATCCCCTGGTACAGAGCAAGCAGGAGCATGAGAGAATCTGGCACATGAAGAAGACAGAACAGACACCAGGACAAGCTGGAATGAGACACAGAGCCAGCAATGtcacaaggaagaagaaactgatGCACCCAACTTATTCAGTTTCAAAAAGCTATAtgttgtaaaattaattttgaaagacaTTCCAGGTTTGAACATTCGTTTttagaaattacaaaattaaacgCTTGCACTGGTATGTGAAAGATCTGTATTCTCACCTATCCGtggcaaaacacaaaataaagctgCTGTAGGAGCACACCAAAAGCCATTGTCTGGAATGACGCTACCCTCTGGTGGTCAAAAAAACAGCTGTAtggaaagtaaaaatacttgGAGCTGGTTGTACACATTATGGCTTGTTTGACCCCTTATTCATGTCATTGGCACCAACTAtacttcaaacaaaaagaaatgcaatcaATTCTAGACTACACTTCAGTAATCAGCCTTGAGACCATGGTGTTAATTGACACATTCACCTTATTAGTCTGCTTTGAAATGACACATTCATGACTGATCGTAAGCACAAGTAACTGCCTGAGGCTCAGAAACAGACTGGCAATAATTTTTATGTTCTCTGGCAACCTGCAAGAATAGGAACAACACGCATAGCTGTGTAAGTGAAGGAAGTAACACAATACTAAATTCCCAGATTATTCccaaataaaacataaaagtcTCATCAggaattttctgctttctatcTCTGTAAAATAAGCTCTTCAGAACTGACATCCACTTTCAGTATGTGCCAGAGAGCTCCTGGACCAACAGGCTCCAGTCTCCAGATATCACTTTAACACAAGTATAACAAAAACTAACTACAATACCACTTGTAAGAAAGAAACATGGAAGATAATTTCTCCAAGTGAGTGCTGACCACATCCATAATTGTGTACATTGTCACCAGTGAATTCAAAACAGAGTGCGGAAAGCTGTggtcagaggggaaaaaaaaacaaccaagagGAGCCTGTATAGACATGCATTAAAAGCCAGCTTTCTGATTTTGATCTTTACTTCTAACAGAACATTCCTTAATTTCATCCAAAATCTTAAATATGCAAAGGATataactggtttttttcttccatattacAGTTACAGAACATCATTGCTGAGAAAAGAATTGCTTCAGTTCAGGGTTTTCACGAAGGTGCTTCGGGACTCATGTCTCCTGCCTCTCTTCACTTGCATTTCTCGATATCTGATCTTGCACAAACAATAAAATCCAAATATTAACTGCTTtgccattttctcctttcttctctttacaTTATTGCTGTTCAACTGCTgggtttctttcccctcctgttAAAAATATCCCTATTATCCTCTTGGAAGCTGAGCCTTCCAAATACTCCTAACCCCAAACTTCCTCCTTTCCAGAAAAACAGGACCATTGAGACATCTGGTATGAAGAAGAGCTTGTCGCATTGCTCCATCCTAGAGAAATGATTCTGTGTTCTCTACGTTTGATTTTTATGGTAGGCTGACCTTCAACTAAAAGTAAgggtttgcttttgttgcttGGAAGCAATATATGTATTGCCTCCTTGCAAGAAATGCACTGTACAGTCCTTGATCAGGCAAAAGTCATTCCTGCGAGGTTTGATGAAGCTTCATCTTTGATGCCACCTTGTGGCAAAAATACTGGATCCTAGAAACCCTCCGCATTTGTCCCTTCTTGCAGGTGCATTTAACTGCAGCACAGTGGTAACTGCTGCCAGCAGCGCTTCAGTTTTACAGTTCATAAAACCAGGATTTTGGCACTCCTAAAAAATGCAGCACCAGTCAGCGAAGGAGAGGACgaaatgcaggaaaaagcaCCACAAAACGCATTTATTCTTTCCACAGGGTGAAAACTAAGGCGTTACCTCAAAGGATGCATACACAATCATTTGTGTGCTCAAGAGTCcatgcattttatttgtctCTCCCCACAAGGAAAACACTCGTGGCAAGAGGTGCAATCTGTTCCGAACACAAAATTGCAAAATAGCACTGCAGGTAGACACTGGAGAAAAGCTCAGCCCCCACCTACTAGGACAGGAAACATTTACAGTGATTACCTCATGCAGGGCTCACCCTTCTTAGCTACTAGGTGCAAAAACCTATCCTAAAGGAGGCCATGCCTATTTTTTAGGACCATCCCAAGGCCATTTGTGGCCTGCTATGAAAGCCAATGTTACCACCTTCAGCAGCATGACGCTAACACCTATTTTTAGCATTCCTTACGCTAGAGAAGCCCAAGAATCACCACCTGCCCACTCCTGGCACTCCGTCAAACGCCTTTCCCTCAGCGACTGAGTGGGAGCATGAGACTGAATTAACCCACACCTTGCGCAAACGGGGTTCCCAAGAACAAGGGAAACGGCTCCACAAGCCTCCGGCCAGGCTGAGGCAGCGGCAGCCGCCAGCACCGCCCGGGTTTGCCCCAGcccgcctcgcctcgcctcgcctcgcctcccCTCACCTCAGCGCCGAGGGCCGCAGCGCCTCGCGCCCCCCCCGTTCCCGCCTCCCGCCGGGGAGCCGGGCGCGCATGCGCGGTCCCGCAGCCTCCCGCGCGCTGCCGGCGGCCGCCCAGCgcccggcgggggagggggggggagcagcgccgccccgccccgccccagcCCGCCGCGGGGACGGGGCTCTGCCTGTCACTGCCTTCGGCTGCCCGCAGAGGGGCCTCGCCACCGGCCGGACCGGCCGGGGATCCCGCTCGCCTGCTGACCCCTGTGGGCGGGAGCGGGGAGCTCTCCCCTCTTCTCTCAGGCTGAGGGGAGACGGGAGGCGCGTccggcccgccgcggcggggctgagggaaagcagagcccccttccccccctctccccgcccccTGCCTCTTTTCCACCGCAGGGGGAGGCCGTCCCTCTCCTCACCCCTTCCCCggcggggcaggaggggagagggatCCCCGCCCTCAGCCCGGCCAGGCCGGGCTCTCCTGCCCTTTGCTCCCCGAGAGGCGGAGGGAGCGTCCGAGCTCTCCGCCTGCGAGCAGGTGCCCACAGAAGCTGGCTCCTACCTCGATGGGAAGGAGTGGTcgttttccctccctctcccgcTTTCTTTTTCCCCGTAGGTGTTGGGGCTGGACCGGGGTGAACTCCTCCTCCAAGTCCTTCGGCCTCTGAAACTCCCGCCATGGCCGCCGGTGGGGCCGGGACCTCGCTGCTGCTGATGGCCGGCATCACGGTAACGgtggggctgtgcaggaggcTAACCCGCCGCCGGCTGCGCGCCCACCCGCGCCTCTGCACTTTCCTTTTGGAGATGTTTAGCACCTTCCAGGTGTGCGCCTGCACTAACGAACTCTGCCTGCTCGGCAATGTGGAGCCGAAGCCGCATGCCGCCCTCACTTTCACCTACGGCTTCACCGTCCTGCACGGCCTGACTCTGACCGGCAGCACATGCAATCCCTGCGGTACCTTGCAGCCGATGTGGGGCGGTGGGACATCGGTCAAGATGGGTGGACTCAAGATTGCCGCTCAGTTCGTGGCTGCAGTGCTTGCCAGAGTGTTTATGAACTTTATCTGGAGCCTGGGGATGGCAGAGCCACATTTTGAGGCACTctcacagggctgcagcaacCCCATGCAGACTACAGAGACGCAGGCGTTCTGCATAGAACTGCTCTTTTCTGTCGTTTTCCAGCTGACCATCCTGCGAGTGGAAAGTGTTAATCCCAAATACAAAGTCCATTTGATTGCGCTTCTCATCACCATGCTCGTGTATGCAGGTTAGTCTGTTTTCTATTTACCCTCTCTGTTCCTGCAAGAAAGTTGTAacaggcttttttattttcttaaaagtgttgttacaaaattatttttcttagattacaaaaaatacatcaaGAAAAGTCTTTGGCCCTAGGTATGCAGAGTTCATGTCAAGTTTGCCTGGTTAGcttccaggcagctgtggggttAAGAATGAAATGAgttacaaattttaaattatgtcaGATCTACAAATAAATATGGTTAGGAGCATCACAGAACACCGTTAAAATATCTCAGTGAAGGATGGTTTCATAATCTGAGTTTATATAGCGTGAGAAATTTCATACAATGTGCTGTCTGATCTTTAAGTGGCATTGTGAGAAAGCACCACtgtgcatcagaaaaaaaaaatgctgactGTGCAAGGGCAGGGTCCAGACCAGTAATATGGAAgttcttcatttaaataatgCATAATTCATATCAATGCAGTTTATTTAACTGTGTTAAATCAGAAGCAGGAATGGTTATTTTTAGCATGCATGCAGAAACGGTAAAATAATACCTCATCAAACcaaatttgaaaaaagaaaaacacctagGTGCTGGTTGTATCATGGCATTTACAAGAGtcttacatttctgtaatgCCCTGTGTGTCCATGACCTTGCTTCTGCCTGATTGTCACCTCATGCTTCCCAGAGCTGGGATGCTGTCACCTGCGTAGCCTCTCTGGATCAGTGGGAGGGAAGAGGTGAAGGGAGTCAGTCTGAACTTCTGCTGGCTGCTGATGCTCCCTGTTGTCCCCAGTTGAAGTGCCAGAGTGGTTATGTCACTTGAGgactgccctgccctgcagtaGGTTGTACTGGGAAGGAGATTTCTGTAGTTTGGGGTTCAGGGACGTGAGAGAGAGATGGTTACAGAACTCCCTGCTTGTGCTACAGCACCCACCACACAGCAAGTCATCTAGGAAATTATCAAATCCATTTATGGGAGAGGGAGATCACCCTCTTATCTGCAAACATCTGGGATGTCATTGATGTTTTGTCCAAAAAGTTTAACTGTATTATACTTTCTAACATAATAACATATAGTAGAATACAGTACAGTCAAATTTTcagatgtatttattaaaaaatactttactCATTATGTTTAGCTGAAATTAGCTAATTAAGACTCTGTAAGATTTAAAGTCCATGGAGAGTTTTGAGAATTAACTTAGCAATGTGAACTactttctaaaattaatttttgaaggCAGAGGCAAGGTGTCAGTGCATTTTAgcacattaaatatatttctgaattGCTCAGTAGAAGTGTAGCCAAAGATTATCCTCCCTCTTCTACAAGCCTGGATTCCTGATTCTTAACATTCTTTTCCTGCTTAGCAAGTAGTCATATAAAATAATACGTGT
It encodes:
- the AQP11 gene encoding aquaporin-11 — protein: MAAGGAGTSLLLMAGITVTVGLCRRLTRRRLRAHPRLCTFLLEMFSTFQVCACTNELCLLGNVEPKPHAALTFTYGFTVLHGLTLTGSTCNPCGTLQPMWGGGTSVKMGGLKIAAQFVAAVLARVFMNFIWSLGMAEPHFEALSQGCSNPMQTTETQAFCIELLFSVVFQLTILRVESVNPKYKVHLIALLITMLVYAGGNLTGAIFNPALAFSLHAHCFYDKFLSYSLVYWIAPSLGTILVAFIWDEILPRIS